From a region of the Saccharomycodes ludwigii strain NBRC 1722 chromosome VII, whole genome shotgun sequence genome:
- a CDS encoding uncharacterized protein (similar to Saccharomyces cerevisiae YIL151C | ESL1 | EST/SMG-like (paralog of YKR096W | ESL2)) produces the protein MADIVERREILNTNNNNNNSNTTNSNNNHMPVTPNNTTTSVAGIQKRHNSTSYDYLGSGCAKRRAAPLINSISNATVAMATPNTSTLADSHKSNLISGGLSNNLQYVGKTVFTTNNNDNGEYSELNNESSNTNSFILSREPTTPSFPLSAVHDYKNKLGSNPVRDLNVNGTNNKSDSNNNNNNNSSGNKVFQSPTSRGITPTNNNYISTPVISSNFTKNVTQQFNHNAISRSNVTNFSSAQGVREYSTNSNPVQENNAEQQGEQLENVDGEYQTEGYNNNDAGINNNASSNNVSDDNSNNNSNNNSNNNSNNNSNNNDSNNNNNNNNNNNNNNNGNATAEDEEDEELEEDDEELDEDELDVDECENNKDTANSQGKEEETNMSNDNNDAQQLNSNTSSTESTTKASTRQLVAKLQSTYKLIIKQETLLQERCSRLTKSQTTDLEVLWSIYKLNTSLVENYIEFLTTALSEAQSNSDFLIGKEIVEIYRIERRLWVYGCITFLDVLKNFISNFVDPQIWSQFITNVFISISEMLTELPVSYQTPWYERLGDLSRMAIALYPRGFIDWKLSAEYWYGKAMLYNYGHGKLYYHMSTVEQNTLRAFVNLGKSVFCKDMFIPSQHYMQLVIDNIYQRAYSEFQNSENTIPSLDDLMNGKLMHITYNNGSKYTPDNNEILANNHHFQHYIHISHIVEYLKHVEVISMPTFQSTPELQNVVTNYFKNTFGVWQRTTSSLVVTPTSDFFDPKLIFMQEGEKIKFYFRCSTLFAQSHILQLVGFGDPKNPFAILFDLPLRLKEKRDKRDRKNATDAAAADADLNAASLQIDEDDPVLSFFNDLETFERPYKFPLDVKIWEYSLYYNLNETSVFCCMTVLQKFLNGPLVSSLPHILTWCYFLISLGKKISELPENSEVYHFWLKLVRRIFPWNSLVNFLNKVALYGCRTCPQRLANRYSSNLENDLDELIDFYNNNEMLPEVWQCWGALWFDPICDKSEIVPVSDDIKQFGLISYNSVTDFSNDGMDFEINDENGLYFWYRSIRLLSLFNGLAKKYGSIFGIRTIPNGNPDTCGLLGQVLFQFAEFTSPSMHIENKFEEMELHNMNLNYEEVNAYFQENLFKLSGYKEPTVSYNDFTINGDRITCSLYTSGVFEKLNIRGGDDFTNYMNNKRFTPELMERETYMESLENKMFNDYIVSGALSLFDSYFILDATSWLRHSARVYKMAMKGIVRLAICLTTFQELRFLRKSKDNSVADAATRAVIILRSLYDCRNILPLRFTGNVATSIEEHLEFEEKMTWKTHVDEFVIDAIYKSQDRLVNGNSGSVVFLVSDDSSMRLKSVKHNICSISSRFMFILCNELRENKNLSTT, from the coding sequence ATGGCTGATATAGTTGAAAGAAGAGAAATTctaaatactaataataataacaacaatagtaatactaccaatagtaataacaaccATATGCCCGTCACTCCTAACAATACCACTACATCAGTAGCAGGTATTCAAAAAAGACACAACTCAACATCTTACGATTATTTAGGTAGCGGTTGTGCTAAAAGACGAGCTGCCCCATTAATTAATTCCATCAGTAATGCCACTGTTGCTATGGCAACCCCTAATACATCAACTCTTGCTGATAGTCACAAATCGAATTTAATTTCGGGCGGATTGTCCAATAATTTACAATATGTTGGAAAGACTGTTTTtactaccaataataatgacaatgGGGAATATAGTGAATTAAACAATGAAAGCAGCAATACTAATAGTTTTATTCTCAGTAGAGAACCCACTACACCATCATTCCCATTATCTGCTGTTcatgattataaaaataaattgggaTCCAATCCTGTAAGAGACTTGAATGTTAATggtactaataataaaagtgacagcaataataataataataataatagtagtggtaataaagtttttcaaTCACCTACCTCACGAGGAATTACACCTacaaataacaattatATTAGTACCCCAGTGATTTCTTCTAATTTTACTAAAAATGTAACTCAACAATTTAATCATAACGCTATTTCTAGAAGCAATGTCACCAATTTTAGCTCAGCTCAAGGTGTACGGGAATATAGTACCAATTCTAACCCTGTTCAAGAGAATAATGCAGAGCAACAAGGGGAACAACTTGAAAACGTAGACGGAGAATATCAAACAGAAGggtataataacaatgatgcaggtataaataataatgctagCAGTAATAATGTTAGTGATGATAacagtaacaataacagcaataataacagcaataacaacagcaataacaacagcaataacaacgacagcaacaacaacaacaacaacaacaacaataacaataataataataatggtaatgcCACTGCTGAAGACGAAGAAGACGAAGAGTtggaagaagatgatgaagagCTAGACGAAGATGAGTTAGATGTGGACGAGtgtgaaaataataaggaCACTGCCAATTCCCAAGGAAAAGAGGAAGAGACAAACATGTCTaacgataataatgatgcCCAACAGCTTAATAGCAATACCAGCAGCACTGAATCTACTACAAAAGCAAGCACGCGTCAATTGGTGGCAAAATTGCAGAGCACGTACAAACTGATTATTAAACAAGAAACATTATTACAGGAAAGATGTTCCAGATTAACAAAATCTCAAACAACCGATTTGGAGGTTTTGTGGTCCATTTACAAGTTGAATACAAGTTTAGTTGAAAATTacattgaatttttaacaaCAGCTCTTTCCGAAGCACAATCCAATTCTGATTTCTTGATTGGTAAAGAAATAGTTGAAATTTATCGTATTGAACGTAGATTATGGGTTTATGGTTGTATAACATTTTTGGATGTTTTAAAGAACtttatttccaattttgTGGATCCTCAGATTTGGTCGCAGTTCATCACAAACGTTTTCATATCTATTTCAGAAATGCTTACTGAACTACCGGTCTCTTATCAAACTCCGTGGTACGAAAGGTTAGGTGATTTATCTAGAATGGCTATTGCATTATATCCCAGAGGTTTTATTGATTGGAAGCTTAGTGCGGAGTATTGGTATGGTAAGGCAATGTTATACAATTATGGACATGGTAAATTGTACTATCACATGTCTACCGTGGAGCAAAACACCTTAAGAGCATTTGTAAATCTAGGGAAATCCGTGTTTTGTAAAGACATGTTTATTCCGTCACAGCATTACATGCAATTAGTGATTGACAACATTTATCAGAGAGCATATTCAGAATTTCAAAACAGTGAAAACACTATTCCATCCTTAGATGACCTGATGAACGGGAAATTAATGCACATAACGTATAATAACGGTTCGAAATATACACCCGACAATAATGAAATATTAGCCAACAACCACCATTTCCAACATTACATCCACATTTCCCACATTGTGGAATATTTGAAGCATGTGGAAGTCATATCAATGCCTACTTTCCAATCAACTCCGGAGTTACAAAATGTGGTGACCAAttactttaaaaatacGTTTGGTGTTTGGCAAAGAACAACGTCTTCCTTGGTTGTTACTCCTACAAGCGACTTTTTTGATCCAAAATTGATATTTATGCAAGAAGGtgaaaagataaaattttaCTTTAGGTGCTCTACTCTCTTTGCACAATCCCATATTCTTCAACTAGTAGGTTTTGGTGACCCTAAAAACCCGTTtgctattttatttgatttgcCACTGAgattaaaggaaaaaagagataAAAGAGACAGAAAAAATGCAACGgatgctgctgctgctgatGCTGATCTCAACGCTGCTAGTTTACAGATCGATGAAGACGATCCAGTTTTATcgttttttaatgatttggAAACGTTTGAGCGTCCATACAAGTTCCCCTTAGACGTTAAGATTTGGGAGTATTCGCTGTACTATAATCTAAACGAAACATCGGTATTTTGCTGTATGACAGTTTTgcaaaaatttttgaatggACCATTGGTTTCTTCTTTGCCACATATTTTGACTTGGTGTTATTTCTTGATTTCATTgggtaaaaaaattagcgAATTACCTGAAAACAGTGAAGTTTACCACTTTTGGTTAAAATTGGTGAGAAGGATTTTCCCCTGGAATAGTttggttaattttttaaacaaagtGGCCTTGTATGGTTGTAGGACATGCCCTCAAAGATTGGCGAACCGTTATTCGAGTAACCTAGAAAATGACTTGGATGAATTAATTGacttttataataataacgaaaTGTTGCCTGAGGTCTGGCAATGCTGGGGTGCATTGTGGTTTGATCCTATCTGCGATAAAAGTGAAATTGTGCCAGTTAGTGATGACATTAAACAATTTGGCTTGATAAGCTACAATTCAGTTACCGACTTTAGTAACGATGGGATGGATTTCGAAATAAATGACGAAAATGGCTTGTATTTCTGGTATAGGTCCATTAGACTGTTGAGTTTATTTAACGGACTAGCTAAAAAATATGGTAGTATTTTTGGTATCAGAACTATCCCTAACGGTAATCCTGACACTTGTGGGTTATTGGGTCAAGTATTATTTCAATTTGCGGAATTTACCTCCCCCTCTATGCATattgaaaacaaatttGAAGAAATGGAATTGCACAACATGAATTTAAACTATGAAGAGGTGAATGCTTACTTTCAGgaaaatctttttaaaCTATCTGGATATAAAGAACCCACTGTTAGCTATAATGATTTCACGATCAATGGGGATCGTATAACGTGTAGTTTGTACACAAGCGgtgtttttgaaaagttgAACATCAGGGGGGGTGATGATTTTACTAATTACATGAacaataaaagatttacaCCAGAGTTGATGGAACGTGAAACTTATATGGAAAgcttggaaaataaaatgtttaatGATTATATTGTATCAGGGGCTTTATCCCTATTTGATTCGTACTTTATTTTGGATGCTACTTCTTGGTTGAGGCACTCAGCAAGGGTTTACAAGATGGCCATGAAAGGGATTGTGAGATTAGCTATTTGTTTAACTACATTTCAAGAATTGAGGTTTTTGAGAAAATCCAAGGATAATAGTGTGGCGGATGCAGCAACTAGGGCAGTCATAATATTAAGATCGTTGTATGACTGCAGGAATATCCTTCCTTTGAGATTTACCGGAAATGTTGCCACGTCTATTGAGGAACATTTGGAATTTGAAGAGAAGATGACCTGGAAAACTCATGTTGATGAATTTGTCATTGATGCCATATACAAATCGCAAGACAGATTAGTTAATGGAAATTCCGGCagtgttgtttttttggtaaGTGATGATAGTAGTATGAGGTTAAAGTCTGTAAAGCATAACATTTGCAGTATAAGTAGTAGatttatgtttattttatgcAATGAGTTGAGAGAAAATAAGAATCTAAGTACCACCtga